The Phragmitibacter flavus genome contains a region encoding:
- a CDS encoding FAD-dependent oxidoreductase → MRRFLLLLPFLTAYSLTAATPVVVDVCVYGATPAGITAAIAAKQEGASVILIEPSRWVGGILGAGIKTKQDCPEPRAVGGLTQSKIFTFANFPSLLRRDFEQWLTDEKIDLIREHRIQSATKDGTKITSITLEHAPPDHEGIPIPQALPGSEEKTITATIFIDASYEGDLMAKSGVTYSTGREASSEFNEQPAGVGPPTNWTPIDPYLSPGDPTSGLVPLVDPDHGKPLGSGDDYTQAYNFRFYTTNDPANRAEFGVPTNYTRAQFELVGRFIEHLKKQHADDPKKLTERLRAIFPGWMNSGEYNYQRNSLITMAPLGLSRYYQDGDYAKKSEIWRAHRDYLAGLHHFMSTDPRVPETFRNQTAQLGLKRDTHPDTNGWPHQLYVRITRRMHAPYQLTHADVLNQTNEPDSVGLALYGVDTYPARRYVAKHPETGQIGVATEGNMFIGGAKGTGTPYPVPYRSITPKPEQCTNLLVPVCFSATHIAYASARMEPVFAVLGESAGVAAAQSVKESKPVQSIDIATLQKRLLQRGQVLEWKKSQ, encoded by the coding sequence ATGCGCCGCTTCCTTCTCCTCCTCCCCTTCCTCACCGCCTATTCCCTCACGGCGGCCACTCCCGTCGTCGTCGATGTCTGCGTCTACGGCGCCACTCCCGCTGGCATCACCGCCGCCATCGCCGCCAAACAGGAAGGCGCCTCCGTCATCCTCATCGAACCCTCCCGCTGGGTCGGCGGCATCCTCGGAGCCGGCATCAAAACTAAACAAGACTGCCCCGAACCCCGCGCCGTCGGCGGCCTCACCCAATCCAAAATCTTCACCTTCGCCAACTTCCCCAGCCTGCTCCGACGCGACTTCGAACAATGGCTCACCGACGAAAAAATCGATCTGATCCGCGAACACCGCATCCAATCCGCCACCAAAGACGGCACCAAAATCACCTCCATCACCCTCGAACACGCCCCGCCCGACCACGAAGGTATCCCCATCCCGCAAGCCCTCCCCGGCTCAGAAGAAAAAACTATCACCGCCACCATCTTCATCGACGCCTCGTATGAAGGCGACCTCATGGCCAAATCCGGCGTTACCTACTCCACTGGCCGTGAAGCTTCCTCCGAGTTCAACGAGCAACCCGCCGGTGTCGGTCCCCCCACCAACTGGACCCCCATCGATCCCTACCTCAGCCCCGGCGATCCCACCAGCGGCCTCGTTCCGCTCGTCGATCCCGATCACGGCAAACCTCTCGGCTCCGGCGACGACTACACCCAGGCCTACAACTTCCGCTTCTACACCACCAACGACCCCGCCAATCGCGCCGAATTCGGCGTCCCAACAAACTACACCCGCGCCCAATTCGAACTCGTCGGTCGTTTCATCGAGCACCTCAAAAAACAACACGCCGACGACCCTAAAAAACTCACCGAACGCCTCCGTGCCATTTTCCCCGGCTGGATGAACTCCGGTGAATACAACTACCAGCGCAATTCCCTCATCACCATGGCCCCTCTCGGCCTCAGCCGTTATTATCAGGACGGCGATTACGCGAAAAAATCGGAAATCTGGCGTGCCCATCGCGACTACCTCGCCGGCCTCCACCACTTCATGTCCACCGACCCCCGCGTCCCCGAAACCTTCCGTAATCAAACCGCCCAGCTCGGTCTCAAACGCGACACCCATCCCGATACCAACGGCTGGCCCCACCAGCTCTACGTGCGCATCACCCGCCGCATGCACGCCCCCTATCAACTCACCCACGCCGACGTTCTCAATCAAACCAACGAACCTGACAGCGTCGGCCTCGCCCTCTACGGAGTCGACACCTATCCCGCCCGACGTTATGTCGCCAAACACCCCGAAACCGGCCAGATCGGAGTCGCCACCGAAGGCAACATGTTCATCGGCGGCGCCAAAGGCACCGGCACCCCCTATCCGGTTCCTTATCGATCCATCACCCCCAAACCCGAGCAATGCACCAACCTCCTTGTCCCCGTCTGTTTCAGCGCCACCCACATTGCCTATGCATCCGCCCGTATGGAGCCCGTCTTCGCCGTCCTCGGTGAATCCGCCGGCGTCGCCGCCGCCCAATCCGTCAAAGAATCCAAACCCGTCCAGTCCATCGACATCGCCACGTTGCAGAAACGACTTCTGCAACGCGGCCAGGTGCTCGAATGGAAAAAGTCCCAGTAA
- a CDS encoding allophanate hydrolase-related protein: protein MMIKLAVCGAHMRGLALNHQLLERNAEFVEETLSASVYRLYHLPPLKPGIPPRPGMIRVSAGGAAIAMEIWQMPAENFGNFLEAIAAPLGLGRVSLPDGTTVCGFICEAIAAETAQDITSFGGWRNWLASDRTP from the coding sequence ATGATGATCAAACTCGCCGTCTGCGGAGCCCACATGCGCGGCCTCGCCCTCAATCATCAACTTCTTGAACGCAACGCCGAATTCGTCGAAGAAACCCTCTCCGCCTCCGTCTACCGGCTCTACCATCTCCCGCCTCTCAAACCCGGCATCCCACCGCGCCCCGGCATGATCCGCGTCTCCGCCGGAGGTGCCGCCATCGCCATGGAAATCTGGCAAATGCCCGCCGAAAACTTCGGCAACTTTCTCGAAGCCATCGCCGCCCCCCTCGGACTCGGCCGCGTGTCACTTCCCGACGGCACCACCGTCTGCGGATTCATCTGTGAAGCCATCGCCGCCGAAACCGCCCAAGACATCACCTCCTTCGGCGGCTGGCGCAACTGGCTGGCATCCGACCGCACTCCTTGA
- the atzF gene encoding allophanate hydrolase — MSTSLRIDSLLQAYKSGSTTPREIIEKLWQEIESSDPAIFISRPTWDKVDAFLRHLEHLTPAALPLYGIPFVIKDNIDQAGEPTTCACPAFEYTAEKSAFVVEQLIAAGAIPLGKTNLDQFATGLVGVRSPYGIPKNAYDGKYVPGGSSSGSAVALANGLCSFALGTDTAGSGRIPASLNNLVGMKPTRGVLSNTGLVPACKTLDCISIFALTTDDALKVYEVASTFDPADAYARPDIPIASKSVTDLIVGIPRADQLEFFGNSAAAALFDQSIERLKTMGIATKEVDLQPFLDAALLLYEGPWVAERYAGIEDLITTQPEALHPTTYKIISGGIKGTAVDAFRAQYKLAELRRASEVAWTEVDAIITPTAGTHYTVEEVLNNPVELNSNLGRYTNYMNLLDLAAWAVPAGFLEDSGMPWGVTFFAPAFTDRKLAVLASAFHAQTPLQ; from the coding sequence ATGTCCACCTCCCTTCGCATCGATTCCCTGCTCCAGGCCTATAAATCCGGCAGCACCACTCCGCGAGAAATCATCGAAAAACTATGGCAGGAAATCGAATCCTCTGATCCCGCCATCTTCATCAGCCGTCCCACTTGGGACAAAGTCGATGCCTTTCTGCGACACTTGGAACACCTGACCCCTGCCGCCCTTCCCCTATACGGCATCCCCTTCGTCATCAAAGACAATATCGACCAAGCCGGTGAACCCACCACCTGCGCCTGTCCCGCTTTTGAATACACTGCCGAGAAGTCCGCTTTTGTCGTCGAACAACTGATCGCCGCTGGAGCCATACCGCTGGGCAAAACCAACCTCGATCAATTCGCCACCGGCCTCGTCGGCGTGCGCTCTCCCTACGGCATTCCCAAAAATGCCTACGACGGAAAATACGTCCCCGGTGGCTCCAGCTCCGGTTCCGCCGTCGCCCTGGCCAATGGCCTGTGCAGCTTCGCCCTCGGCACCGACACCGCCGGCTCCGGCCGCATCCCCGCATCTCTCAACAACCTCGTTGGCATGAAACCCACCCGCGGCGTGCTCAGCAACACCGGCCTCGTCCCCGCCTGCAAAACCCTCGACTGCATCTCCATCTTCGCCCTCACCACCGACGACGCCCTCAAAGTCTACGAAGTTGCTTCAACCTTCGATCCCGCCGACGCCTACGCCCGCCCCGATATCCCCATCGCCAGCAAATCGGTCACCGATTTAATCGTCGGCATCCCCCGCGCCGACCAGCTCGAATTCTTCGGCAACAGCGCCGCCGCCGCCCTCTTCGACCAAAGCATCGAGCGCCTCAAAACGATGGGCATCGCCACCAAGGAAGTGGACCTGCAGCCCTTCCTCGACGCCGCCCTGCTCCTTTACGAAGGCCCCTGGGTTGCGGAACGTTACGCCGGGATCGAGGACCTCATCACCACCCAACCCGAAGCCCTGCATCCCACCACCTATAAAATCATCAGCGGTGGCATCAAAGGCACCGCCGTCGACGCCTTCCGCGCCCAATACAAACTCGCCGAACTGCGCCGCGCCAGCGAAGTCGCCTGGACTGAAGTTGACGCCATCATCACCCCCACCGCCGGCACCCACTACACCGTCGAAGAAGTCCTCAACAACCCCGTGGAACTCAACTCCAACCTCGGTCGCTACACCAACTACATGAACCTCCTTGATCTGGCCGCCTGGGCCGTGCCCGCAGGATTTCTCGAAGACAGCGGCATGCCCTGGGGCGTCACCTTCTTCGCCCCCGCCTTTACCGACCGCAAACTCGCCGTCCTAGCGAGCGCCTTCCACGCCCAAACTCCTCTCCAATGA
- a CDS encoding OmpA family protein, with product MKISWCLVMGPLLAMALVGGSKGAEDVPGSADHALLKRVTGSHIMWFNKEKFDELTVALQRVEFDYDKQVMKPTKREKHEGALTTAYYKLPGDTSTLEVVRQYEAELKPAGFEVLWTASNDELDDGYGRFIESIYPVIGKTDGLNMMHEFNKEERRYSVLKGADKAGNTVFVALYAFVINDDSGTGFAKLQEDNHLKKGDTIVRVDVLETKAMEARMTVVKAAEITDSMATTGRIAIYGVYFDTDKAVVKSESAPSLVEMAKAIKSAKGKVLIVGHTDNEGGMEYNQELSQRRAAAVMKALVLEHGVGAEKMMSVGVGLAAPVAPNTDEAGRAKNRRVEMVAL from the coding sequence ATGAAAATCTCGTGGTGCTTGGTGATGGGTCCGTTGCTTGCAATGGCGTTGGTGGGCGGCTCTAAAGGGGCTGAGGATGTGCCGGGTTCGGCGGATCATGCGTTGCTTAAGCGGGTGACGGGGTCGCACATCATGTGGTTCAACAAGGAGAAGTTTGACGAGTTGACGGTGGCTTTGCAGCGGGTGGAGTTTGACTACGACAAGCAGGTGATGAAGCCGACGAAGAGGGAAAAGCACGAGGGGGCTTTGACGACAGCCTATTACAAATTGCCGGGAGATACCTCGACTTTGGAGGTGGTGAGACAGTATGAGGCGGAGTTGAAGCCGGCGGGTTTTGAGGTGTTGTGGACGGCTTCGAATGACGAGTTGGATGACGGATATGGCCGGTTCATTGAAAGTATTTATCCGGTGATCGGCAAGACGGATGGATTGAACATGATGCATGAGTTTAACAAGGAAGAGCGTCGTTATTCGGTGCTGAAGGGAGCGGACAAGGCGGGCAATACCGTGTTTGTGGCGTTGTATGCTTTTGTGATCAATGATGACAGCGGCACCGGGTTTGCGAAGTTGCAGGAGGACAACCATTTGAAGAAGGGCGACACGATTGTGCGTGTGGACGTGCTGGAGACCAAAGCCATGGAGGCGCGAATGACGGTGGTGAAGGCGGCGGAGATTACGGATTCGATGGCGACCACGGGTCGGATCGCGATTTACGGGGTGTATTTTGACACGGACAAGGCGGTGGTGAAGTCCGAGTCGGCTCCGTCACTGGTGGAAATGGCCAAGGCGATCAAGTCGGCGAAAGGCAAGGTCTTGATTGTGGGTCACACCGACAATGAAGGGGGCATGGAATACAACCAGGAGTTGTCGCAGCGTCGTGCGGCGGCGGTGATGAAGGCGCTGGTGTTGGAGCACGGGGTGGGCGCTGAGAAGATGATGTCGGTGGGGGTGGGGCTGGCGGCACCGGTGGCTCCGAATACGGATGAGGCCGGGCGGGCGAAGAACCGTCGGGTGGAAATGGTGGCGCTCTGA